The stretch of DNA GACGACGATACGCTTTATGGGCGTGGGGCCAGCGATATGAAGGGTGGTATCGCGGCCTTCATCGCGGCGGTTTCGTCCTTTCTGGCGCGCCGCCCCCTCAACGGTTCGATCAGCCTGCTGATTACCGGCGATGAGGAAGGGCCTTCGCGTCATGGCACGTGCGATGTCCTGCCTTGGATGCAAGAGCACGGTCAGGTGCCCGATTTTTGCCTCGTCGGCGAGCCAACCAATCCCATGCGAATGGGGGATGTCATTAAGGTCGGGCGGCGTGGCAGCCTAAACGCACATATCACCGTACAAGGCGTGCAGGGGCATGTGGCCTATCCTCATCTGGCCGATAACCCGATCCACTACCTTCTTCCGGCTCTGACGGAATTGACCACGCGTGTTCTGGATGAAGGTAACGCGCATTTCGCACCTTCATCGCTGCAAATCACCAGTATCGACGTCGGCAATCCAGCGACGAACGTTATTCCGCCCAAGGCGCAGGCCAGCCTCAATATCCGCTTTAATGATTCGCACCGTGGCGAGGCATTGAAGGATTGGATCGAAAAGACCGTCGCCAAGCATGCGTCGAACGCCCATGTGGAAACCGCGATCAGCGGTGAAGCGTTCCTGACCGAACCGGGTGAGATCGTCGAGAAACTCGCTCATGTCGTGAAACGCGTTACAGGGCGCACGCCGCGTCTCGATACGGGAGGCGGCACGTCGGACGCCCGTTTTATCTCCGCTTATTGCCCCGTTGCGGAGTTCGGGCTTGTGGGCGCGAGCATGCATAAGGCCGATGAGCACGTCGCTTTGTGCGATTTGCGCCAGTTGACTGAAATCTACTTGGAATTTTTGGAAGCCTTTGGTCTGTGAAATCTGATCACGAGTCTACTTCGCCTGCACCGCGCGGCCCTGTCAGCCGCGTCATGCACGGCATCTTGCTGCTCGGTCGGGGGAACGCGGCCGGAATGAATTGTTTCGGGAGCGGGCGGGAAGCGCTTCTTTCGGCCATGGCGCCAAGCCTTGCCCTGTTCCTGGTCATCGGCACATTGCAGCTTTTGCAGGGGCCTTCCGCTTCGGAACTGACCAAAATCCTGCTTCTGCTCTCTGCGCTCCTGGCGCGTTTGGTGGTGTCGCATGCATGGGCCGTGCGCTGGAACCGGCAGGGACTATGGTCGCGCTATGCGAGCGCATCTTTATGGAGCAGTTGGCTTCCGCAATTCCTATCGCTGCTCGTTGGGCTTGGGCTTCACGCCATTGTGCCGAACTTCGCGGAGAAGCCGGCCCCGACGATCGGAATTTTGCTGATTATCGAATGCTACGATCTTTGGCTGAGCTGGTTCGTCGCGCGTGTGGGGTTATTATTGAAGCGCGGACAGGCTGCGATGCTGGTGCTGTCCCTGTTCGTCATCACACTCGTGCTTTACGTGCTCGCGGCCTATCTGCCTCCGTACTATAACGCCTGGAACGAACTCACCACGCCGCTTTTTCATAAGTAATGCGGCGTTTGGTGCGTTAGGCGAACGGGTCTTCCGGGTAGCCGACTTCGATCAGGCATAATCCTTCAGGCGGTGCGGTTGGCCCGGCTTGACGCCGATCGCAAGCCGCCAGCACATCGCGCAGACGCTCCGGCGTCCATTGTCCGCTGCCCACCAACTGCAAGCTTCCTGCCAGGTTGCGTATCTGATGATGCAGGAACGACCGTGCTTTCGCTTCGATCGTGACGTATTGGCCCGCACGCCGCACCTCAAGTTTGTCCAGCGTGCGGAGTGGACTATTGGCTTGGCAGGCCGCGGCGCGGAAGGAAGAGAAATCGTGCCTTCCTACAAGATAATTCGCGCCGCGCTGCATCGCCTCCGCGTCGAGCGGACGCCTGACGTGCCAAACATGATCGATATCCAAAACCGGGCGTGTCGGGCGGTTGAGGATCGTATAGCGATAGGCGCGGGAGATGGCCGAGAAACGCGCATGCCACCCAGGCGCGGCGGCGGCGGCTTCGAGTATCGCGACCCGGTGCGGTTTGAGGTGGTAGCTAAGCCCATCGCGAATCTGACGGGCATCGCGCATCGCGTTATCGGGCAGATCGATCTGCACGACCATGGCCGAAGCATGCACGCCTGCATCCGTACGTCCGGCCGTAGCGCTGCTGACGGCTTGGCCGCCAACCAGCTTAGCGGCGGCCTTCTCCAGCAGTTCCTGAATGGAAAGCCCATTATGCTGGCGCTGCCAACCGACAGTGCCGGTGCCGTCATATTCGAGTTTTAATGCCCAGCGTTTGAGACCTTCTGCCGGATTGTCAGCCACCGAAGCGCGTGCCTTTCGCAACCGACTGACCACGCAGGAAGGCATCGCCTTCCATCATCGCTTTGCCGGGGCGCTGAACGCGCGTCAGGCGGAGCGCTTGTTCACCGCAGGCCACGGTAAGGGCATCATCCAACGTCTCGCCGGGGAGAGGCTTCGTCTCGGACGGCACGATTTGCGCACCGCCGATTTTCCAAACGACGCCGTTCAGTTCTGTAAACGCGCCCGGCCAGGGGGTCAGACCACGAATTTGGCGGTCGATCTCCACGGCGCTGCGCGACCAATCGATACGCCCGCTTTCGCGCGTCAAACGCTCGGCATATGTCACGCCGTCTTTCGGCTGCGGCGTCGCCCGCAATGGCGCGTTCAAGGTTTCCGCCAGCAGAGATGCGCCCAACGTCGCAAGCTTATCGTGCAGCGTGGAGGCGGTTTCATCAGGCGCGATGTCAACGGCTGCCTCGGCCAGAACCGGTCCGGTATCGAGGCCCTCCTCCATTTGCATGATGGAAACGCCGCTCTGAGCATCCCCTGCAAGAATGGCGGATTGAATGGGTGAAGCGCCGCGCCAGCGTGGCAACAAGCTGGCATGCACATTCAGGCATCCCAGGCGGGGCGCATTCAGCATGGCAGGTGGTAGGATCAGCCCATAAGCCGCGACGATGGCAGCATCGGCCTGA from Kozakia baliensis encodes:
- the truA gene encoding tRNA pseudouridine(38-40) synthase TruA — encoded protein: MADNPAEGLKRWALKLEYDGTGTVGWQRQHNGLSIQELLEKAAAKLVGGQAVSSATAGRTDAGVHASAMVVQIDLPDNAMRDARQIRDGLSYHLKPHRVAILEAAAAAPGWHARFSAISRAYRYTILNRPTRPVLDIDHVWHVRRPLDAEAMQRGANYLVGRHDFSSFRAAACQANSPLRTLDKLEVRRAGQYVTIEAKARSFLHHQIRNLAGSLQLVGSGQWTPERLRDVLAACDRRQAGPTAPPEGLCLIEVGYPEDPFA
- the fmt gene encoding methionyl-tRNA formyltransferase, giving the protein MRLIFMGTPDFAVPSLHALRDAGHEIVAVYTQPARPAGRGKALRPSPVQVAAEALNIPVHTPERVKRDIREHEIFAAFQADAAIVAAYGLILPPAMLNAPRLGCLNVHASLLPRWRGASPIQSAILAGDAQSGVSIMQMEEGLDTGPVLAEAAVDIAPDETASTLHDKLATLGASLLAETLNAPLRATPQPKDGVTYAERLTRESGRIDWSRSAVEIDRQIRGLTPWPGAFTELNGVVWKIGGAQIVPSETKPLPGETLDDALTVACGEQALRLTRVQRPGKAMMEGDAFLRGQSVAKGTRFGG
- the dapE gene encoding succinyl-diaminopimelate desuccinylase encodes the protein MPIDVVALAQSLLRCASVTPADDGALNVVAAALESLGFTITWLPFGPEGAQTPNLFARLGTSGPHLCFAGHTDVVPPGNGWRHEPFAGQIDDDTLYGRGASDMKGGIAAFIAAVSSFLARRPLNGSISLLITGDEEGPSRHGTCDVLPWMQEHGQVPDFCLVGEPTNPMRMGDVIKVGRRGSLNAHITVQGVQGHVAYPHLADNPIHYLLPALTELTTRVLDEGNAHFAPSSLQITSIDVGNPATNVIPPKAQASLNIRFNDSHRGEALKDWIEKTVAKHASNAHVETAISGEAFLTEPGEIVEKLAHVVKRVTGRTPRLDTGGGTSDARFISAYCPVAEFGLVGASMHKADEHVALCDLRQLTEIYLEFLEAFGL